The sequence AAGCCGGATTGTCGGATCGGGGTTCACTCGACGAAGCGGTACCCCAGGCCGACGACCGTCTCGATCTGATCGCCGGCCGGCCCGAGCTTGGCTCGCAGCCGCCCGATGTGCACGTCCACCGAGCGCGTCTCGATCAGCCGGTCGTAGCCCCACACCCGCTCGAGCAGCCGGTCTCGAGACAGGACGCGGTTGCGGTTCTCGACGAGGCACCGCAGCAGCTCGAACTCGCGGCGCGTCAGCCGGACCGACCGGCCGTCGACCGCGATCGAGACCGCGTCGAAGTCGGCCACGAGGTGCCGGCCCCGGTACACCGAGACCGTGTCGGTGCCGGCCGCCTGCCCGCGGCGGCGCAGGACGGCGCGGACGCGCGCCGCCAGCTCGCGGATGCTGAACGGCTTGGTGACGTAGTCGTCGGCTCCCAGATCGAGGCCCGACACGCGATCGAGTTCGCTCGTCCGGGCCGTCAGCATGATGATCGGCACCTCGGCGCTGACCGGCCGCGAGCGGAGGATGCGACAGACTTCGAAGCCGCTCAGGACCGGCAGGTTGAGGTCGAGGATGACGAGGTGGGGCGGCTCGTCGGTCACGGCCCGCACGGCCTCGTCGCCCGTGGCGACGATGTCGACGCGGGTGTCGCCCGCGCGCTCGAGCGTGTGCTTGATGAGGGCCGCGATGTCGTGCTCGTCTTCGACGACGAGCACGCGGGTCGGCGCGGGCGGCCCCGGCTTCCATCGGGCAGGGACGGAGTCGTGTGACTGGAGCTGTTGCACGCGGGGACCTCGTTTCCGGTTCACGTTCCTGTGTCCGGAGCCTACGTCGCCCACGTTTCTCCGCGGTGTCGAGGGCGTTAATTCCCGGTAAAA comes from Acidobacteriota bacterium and encodes:
- a CDS encoding response regulator transcription factor, translated to MQQLQSHDSVPARWKPGPPAPTRVLVVEDEHDIAALIKHTLERAGDTRVDIVATGDEAVRAVTDEPPHLVILDLNLPVLSGFEVCRILRSRPVSAEVPIIMLTARTSELDRVSGLDLGADDYVTKPFSIRELAARVRAVLRRRGQAAGTDTVSVYRGRHLVADFDAVSIAVDGRSVRLTRREFELLRCLVENRNRVLSRDRLLERVWGYDRLIETRSVDVHIGRLRAKLGPAGDQIETVVGLGYRFVE